In the Fretibacterium sp. OH1220_COT-178 genome, GAAAGGGGAGGCATGATGGCGTTTTTCTCTCGGCTGAAGGATAGCCTCAAGGGGGTCAAGGATCGGTGGAGCGGCGGGATCGCGTCGCTCTTCTCCGGAAAGGCCTTCGACGACGGGTTCTGGGAGGAGCTCGAGGATCGCCTGATCTCGGGCGACGTGGGCGCGGAGCTCTCGGAGGAGCTGGTCGGGACCCTGAAGCGGGAGGCGCGGCAGCGGGGGATCTCCAGCCCCGAGGCCCTGAAGGAGGTCTTCGTGTCCCTGATCTCCGAGGAGCTGCTCTCGGTCCCCGGAACGGGCCTTCCGTTCGAGCCCGACGAGGGCGACACTCCCCTCGTCCTGCTGATGATCGGCGTCAACGGCAGCGGAAAGACGACCTCGGCGGGCAAGCTGGCCACGCAGTTTCTGAAGCGCGGGAAGCGCGTCGTGATGGCGGCGGCGGACACCTTCCGGGCCGCGGCCATCGAGCAGCTCCAGGTGTGGGGCGAGCGGGCCGGGGTGCGGGTCGTCGCCCAGAGCCAGGGCAGCGACCCGGCGGCCGTGGCCTTCGACGCCTGGCAGGCCGCCCGCGCCTCCGGGGCCGACGTCCTGATCGTGGATACGGCGGGGCGTCTGCACGCCAAGCACAACCTCATGGAGGAGCTGCGGAAGGTCCATCGCGTGCTCGAACGGGAGGCGGGAGAGGCTCGGCTGCGGACGGTCCTCGTCCTGGACTCCGTCCTGGGGCAGAACTCCGTGGCTCAGGCCGAGACCTTCAACTCCATCCTGCCGCTGTCCGCGGTGATCCTGACCAAATACGACAACACCGCCAAGGGCGGGGTGGTCCTCTCCGTCGCGCGCAAGCTCAAGGTCCCGGTGCGCTACATCGGGTTGGGCGAGGGGGCGGACGACCTCAGCCCGTTCGATCCCGTGGAGTTCGCCGCCGCATTGATGGAAAGCGAGCCCCCTCGATGAACGGTTCCCCGGAGGAGCTTCTGCTCGCCCTGTCGCCGGGGTCGACGCTGCTCGTCCTGCTGCGCACCCTTTACAGTCTGCGCCTGGACTTCGGGGTCCTGTGGCCCGACGGATCCGAGCACGCTTTCGTGTTCCGCAAGGACCAGCTCGTGGCCCTGATCGGGCGCGGACGCTCCGAGGCGCTCGTCCGGGACCTGCCCGACCTCGCCCGGGAGGGGCTGATCCGCCTTGTGGAGCCCGAGGAGGCGGAGGCCGAGGGCGTTCAGGCCCTCCTTGTCGAGCGTCGGGGGGGCCGCGTCCTTCCTCTGTCGGAGGCGGTTGCGCCCTGGGAGCCGCAGTTTCCCGAGTGGTGGGAGGCCCCTCTGCCCTTTGCGATGAACGCGCGGGGCCGGATGCGGATCAACCGGACCGCGTCGCTGATGTTCGGCTCCGACCTGGGGCGTCTGAGCGTCGCGGAGCTGCCCGAGAAGGATGAGTTCATCGTGGAGCTCGAGGGCCGGGAGACTCCGTGTTTTCTGGCCTTTCGCCGTCTCGAGTCGGACATCTTCATCATCGAGGACTGCACCGGCGAGCTGCTGGAGGCCCAGGACATCTCGTGGTGGGCGGCGGTGGGCCGCGCCTGGACGGCCTCCATCGAGGCCGAGGGCCGGGCGTGGCGCCGTGAGGAGACGGCTCCGCCCGAGGGGTTCCCCGGCCGGGCCTGGCCCTGCGAGTGGGAGGGACGCGTTCTGGGCTGGCTCTGTGTGGAGGAGCCGGGACCCCAGGAGGCCCCGGACGGGGGAAGGCAGGACGGGGAATCCCAGGCGGAGCGGGCCCCGGCCCCAAGGAAAAAGCCCCGGGCCCGCCGTTCCGCGCCGAAGCGGGAGGACGAGGTGCTGAAGGCCATCGGGCCGCAGACGATGGCGCTTCTGGCCGCGGGGCAGGTGCCGGAGGAGGATCCGAGCCGGGAGGGGCGGACCGCCGAGGAGGAGGCGCAGGTGCGCCGTTCCGGCGCCAAGGGGCGGGGACGGAGGCCGTGAGCGGGCCCCTCGTGAAGCGCGTCGCCGGGGTGCTCTACCCCGACTCCGAGGAGGAGCGCTTCGCCTGGGTGGTCGAGGAGGCCTCCCGGCTCTGGGGCGCCCCGGACCTCGTGGGGGACGCCGTGCCCTTCGACCTGACGGATTACTATCGGGACATCGCGCCGCGCCTTCTGCGGCGTTTCGTCTGTTTCGCGGGGTTGGTCGACGCCGGAGGGCTCCCGGACTGGAAGCTCGCGTCGTGCGCGCTGGAGGCCCGGAGCCGGGCCCCCCGTGCGGTCAACGTCGATCCGGGCTATGTGGACGGCGCCCGTCTCGTGCTGGCCTCGACGAAGGACCACGCGCACCGAGTATGGCTCCGGGACGGCGTCTACGCCGAGGTGACGCTGCGCTTTCGGTTCGGCCGCTGGCAGAGCTTCGATTACACCTTTCCGGACTTCCGGGAGGGGCGCTACGACGGGTTCCTGTCGGAGGCGCGCCGGCTCTGGCTTGTGGAGACGGGCCGGGGCAAGCGCCGCAGGACTCGCGGGGGCCGCCCTCCACAAAGGAGTGATGTGGGATGATCGATCGCTACACGACGAAGGAGTTTGCCCGGCTATGGAGCGACGAAAACCGTCTCTCCGTGATGCTGGAGGTGGAGCTGGCCGTGTGTCGGGCATGGTGCGAGATGGGCCGGATCCCCGAGGACGCCCTGAGGGAGATCCTGGCGGGGGCGCGTTTCTCCGTGGAGCGGGTCCGCGAGATCGAGGGCGAGGTGCAGCACGACGTCGTCGCCTTCGTCAGCGCCGTGGCGGAGAACGTGGGCAGGAGCGGCCGCTATCTGCACCTGGGGCTCACGAGCAGCGATGTGCTGGATACGGCGAGCTCCATCATGCTGCGCGACTCCCTGGACCTGATCGCCGCGGAGGTCGGGGAGCTGGATGCCGCGGTGCTGGATTTGGCGCGGCGCTACAGGCGCCTGCCCTGTGTGGGGCGCACGCATGGGGTCCACGCCGAGCCGACGACCCTGGGGCTGAAGTTCCTGAACTGGCACGCGGAGCTGAAGCGCGACCTGGAGCGCCTGGCCCTGGCGCGGGAGCATATCGCCTGCGGCAAGATCTCCGGCGCGGTGGGGACCTACGCCCTCTGCCCTCCGGAGCTCGAGGCGCGGGTCTGCGAGCTCCTGGGCCTGACCCCCGCGGCGGTCTCCAGCCAGATCCTCCAGCGCGACCGACATGCCGAGGTGCTGAATGCGCTGGCCCTCTTGGGCTGTGCGATGGAGCGGATGGCGACCGAGGTCCGGCACCTTCAGCGAACGGAGGTCCGGGAGGCCTGCGAGCCGTTCGGCAAGGGGCAGAAGGGCTCGAGCGCGATGCCCCACAAGCGGAACCCCATCAAGTGCGAGCGCGTCTGCGGCATGGCCCGCCTCCTGCGCGGCTATGCCCTGACCGGGATGGAGAACGTGGCGCTCTGGCACGAGCGGGACATCAGCCACTCCTCGACGGAGCGCGTCCTGTGGCCGGACGCCTTCAACGCCGCCGGCTTCATGCTGCGCGAGATGACGGGCGTGCTGAGGGGGCTGGTGGTGGACGAGGCGCGCGTCAGCGGCAACATCGACCTGACGGGAGGGCTGGTCTACAGCCAGAGGGTGCTGACCTTCCTGCTCGACGAGCTCGGCCTCTCCCGCGAGGCGGCTTATGCGGTCGTCCAGGAGAACGCGATGCGCACGATCCGGGGCGACGGACGCTTTCTGGATCTGCTGCTGCGGGACGGGCGGATCCAGGGGCTGGTGGAGCCGGATCGTCTGGAGGCCCTGTTCGAGAACGGGTTCTACCTTCGGCACGTCGATGCCGTCTTCGACCGTTTCGCGGACGACTGACGAGGCGTGGGCCTTGAACCTGCATGCGGCGAGGGATCGGGCCGCCCGTTTCTGTCTCTACCTGGTGGCGGAGCGGGGCCGGAGCCACAAGACGGCGGAGAGCTACGCCTCGGACCTCCGCCAGTGGATGGCCTTCTGCGAGGCGACGGGTCGCTCCCCCTACCCGCCCTCTCCGGCCGACGTCGCCGATTTCCGGCTCGCGCTCGAGTCCGACGGCAAGGCCCGTGCGACGCAGCACCGCGCGGTCGCGGCCCTGCGTTCCTGGATTCGGTTCGTCGAGATGGAGGAGGGAGAGGGGGAGGAGGAGCTGGACCTGCCCGAGCTTCCCCGGAGGACGCGGAAGGAGCCGCGCGTGCTCAACGAGGCGGAGATCAAGCGTCTCCTGGACGCCTGCCGCGGTCCGCGGCCCCTGGACCTGCGGGACCGCGCGATCGTCGAGGTGGGGTACGGATGCGGTCTGAGGGCCAGCGAGCTCTGCGGCCTCGAGGTCCTGGACCTGGATTTCGAGGCGCGCCTGCTGCGGACCCGGGGCAAGGGCAACAAGGTGCGGGTCGTGCCCTTCCTGGGGGAGGCGGCGCGCAGCGTCCGCCTCTACCTGGATTCCGCGCGGCCGGACCTGAACCGCAGGGGGGATGCGCACGTGTTCCTCTCCCGGC is a window encoding:
- the purB gene encoding adenylosuccinate lyase codes for the protein MIDRYTTKEFARLWSDENRLSVMLEVELAVCRAWCEMGRIPEDALREILAGARFSVERVREIEGEVQHDVVAFVSAVAENVGRSGRYLHLGLTSSDVLDTASSIMLRDSLDLIAAEVGELDAAVLDLARRYRRLPCVGRTHGVHAEPTTLGLKFLNWHAELKRDLERLALAREHIACGKISGAVGTYALCPPELEARVCELLGLTPAAVSSQILQRDRHAEVLNALALLGCAMERMATEVRHLQRTEVREACEPFGKGQKGSSAMPHKRNPIKCERVCGMARLLRGYALTGMENVALWHERDISHSSTERVLWPDAFNAAGFMLREMTGVLRGLVVDEARVSGNIDLTGGLVYSQRVLTFLLDELGLSREAAYAVVQENAMRTIRGDGRFLDLLLRDGRIQGLVEPDRLEALFENGFYLRHVDAVFDRFADD
- the ftsY gene encoding signal recognition particle-docking protein FtsY, whose amino-acid sequence is MMAFFSRLKDSLKGVKDRWSGGIASLFSGKAFDDGFWEELEDRLISGDVGAELSEELVGTLKREARQRGISSPEALKEVFVSLISEELLSVPGTGLPFEPDEGDTPLVLLMIGVNGSGKTTSAGKLATQFLKRGKRVVMAAADTFRAAAIEQLQVWGERAGVRVVAQSQGSDPAAVAFDAWQAARASGADVLIVDTAGRLHAKHNLMEELRKVHRVLEREAGEARLRTVLVLDSVLGQNSVAQAETFNSILPLSAVILTKYDNTAKGGVVLSVARKLKVPVRYIGLGEGADDLSPFDPVEFAAALMESEPPR
- a CDS encoding tyrosine-type recombinase/integrase gives rise to the protein MNLHAARDRAARFCLYLVAERGRSHKTAESYASDLRQWMAFCEATGRSPYPPSPADVADFRLALESDGKARATQHRAVAALRSWIRFVEMEEGEGEEELDLPELPRRTRKEPRVLNEAEIKRLLDACRGPRPLDLRDRAIVEVGYGCGLRASELCGLEVLDLDFEARLLRTRGKGNKVRVVPFLGEAARSVRLYLDSARPDLNRRGDAHVFLSRLGRPLRREDLWRILRRRGTVAGIARSRLYPHILRHSFATHLLARGMDMRTLQEMLGHSSIMTTQVYAHFDREMRTEYDRFHPRA
- a CDS encoding DUF4416 family protein, whose protein sequence is MSGPLVKRVAGVLYPDSEEERFAWVVEEASRLWGAPDLVGDAVPFDLTDYYRDIAPRLLRRFVCFAGLVDAGGLPDWKLASCALEARSRAPRAVNVDPGYVDGARLVLASTKDHAHRVWLRDGVYAEVTLRFRFGRWQSFDYTFPDFREGRYDGFLSEARRLWLVETGRGKRRRTRGGRPPQRSDVG